The following is a genomic window from Saprospiraceae bacterium.
CGCCACTGCAGATGCTCACACCGCATGCTGAAGTGACATCAGTAAGTCGACCGGCACTATCGAGAACTCCACTTTCATACCCACGATTGACTCCTGGAGTAGGATGACGGGGATAGACTTTATTGGGGGAAAATGACTGACCAAATTGATTTTTTATTTTGTCTCCAATGAGGATTGATAAATGCGGCATGACAGAGGGAGGGTACTGGTCTCCAAGTAAAACAGCGCTGTTGTGATTGTAAAACAATCTCCCTTCTACGTCCTGATCTATGCCCCACTGGCCTCTGAAGATGGTTGATTCTTTTTCCCATTTGCCTTGATTTCGCCGGTATCTCATAACAGACTTGGCCGAATATATCCAATTGTCCAGGCCGAGTAATAGCCCATTGGCCTGATGCTCGACGTTACCTCCGTCAGCATAGAAACTGTCGACCACGACTCTTTTTGCTCCGGGTTCGTCATAAAACCACAAGAAAGGAGGCTCAGCTACTAATACTCCACCGTACACCGGGCAAACTGCTCTCGGCAAGGTAAGTGAGTCAGCAAAAACCTTTACAGATTCATAATACCCATCCTTGTCTTTGTCACTTAGTATTTTTATGCTGCTTAATGGTACTTGCTCTCCGATTCCATTGACATCTGGCATGTAAGTGTTCATCTCTACCACCCACATATTGGCATCATCATCAAATGCTATGGCTACGGGATCCTGTACATCAGGCTCTTGCGCTACACATGAAATCCTGAATCCTTCTTCCACTTCAAAATCTGTGAGTGATTCTTCCGGAGTCAAGCACGAGTTTTCCTTATCATGACAAGATATGAATCCTGAAATAAATATGGTCAATATGTACATTTGGAGCCTCATACCTATATTGATTTCAAATAAAATTCACTTTTTAGCAAAATATACATTGCATAATGTCTTATCCTTAGGTATGTTTAAATTTGCCGCTTGGAGCCAAATGATAAAAATTTAAACATACATTTAGTGCAGTTTAGGTTCACTTAGAGAATATTTGCAAATTTACAACATTGATATCCTAACCATTCGGTTTCCTGAGATTTTTATAATACATATTTTTAATTTTGTCTGTATGAATCCCAAATTTAAACATAACATATGCTATCAAATTGAGTATATTTACTTTAAGCCAGGAATTATGGTAATACTTTCTTGAAGATACTATGGCAGGATTGGCGATCACTTTGATTGGGAGTCCTGTTTTTCTGTACCGCTTCACAAAATCAAAATCTTCCATAATGGAAAACGATGTGTCATAACCATTCATTTTATCAAAAATCTCTCTTGTCATAAAGTGTATCTGATCACCACCACCTGCAAAAATTCCGTCTCTTTTTGTAAAAGAAGCATTGATATCCAGCAACCATGTTGTGGGTTCAAATCTATATGAAAAAAAACCGAATGAAAATCCCTGATTTATAGTTTCCCTGATGTCTGCTATAAAGGTATCAGGTGGTCTGACATCAGCATGTAAAAAAGCTAATATGTTGTTTTTT
Proteins encoded in this region:
- a CDS encoding TIGR04283 family arsenosugar biosynthesis glycosyltransferase, producing the protein MSFVSIIIPALNEADNIKSLIEIFDNLNESDFEVIISDSEVSRDDMGFLAQKRYVKYIKSDKTGRAYQMNDGAKIAKNNILAFLHADVRPPDTFIADIRETINQGFSFGFFSYRFEPTTWLLDINASFTKRDGIFAGGGDQIHFMTREIFDKMNGYDTSFSIMEDFDFVKRYRKTGLPIKVIANPAIVSSRKYYHNSWLKVNILNLIAYVMFKFGIHTDKIKNMYYKNLRKPNG